From a single Chitinophaga sp. Cy-1792 genomic region:
- a CDS encoding TolC family protein yields MNIWKPLFLLAFVTGNSAAVVVAQTQPLTLQDALKTGLTNYQSIKAKENYARAAGENISATRREFLPDLNLSAQNSYGTVNGQNGPMWGYKGWTTGASGPALPSQNWNSAFGGLYLANISWDVVTFGRRIAKVELAKQQLNNSNADFEQEKFEQQVRIAGAYLNLLAAQRLRKSMESNLFRAQELQRMIVSRALNGLNAGVDSSIANAEVSKAKLSLVDADTYMQQQSNKLAEMMDVPPQDFILDTTFVSKVPNELLETITPQDSTTLKSQPLLKFYNTRIDLSQANQQFISKNVMPKLSLMGVFQTRGSGFNSDYSAANLSSYSSGYWDGINPTRSNYLLGLNLSWTITDLWRTHSQVSRQHYTTEALKNEYNQQYHRLSQQLVLSEQQLLNAVKKYKEAPIGLKAAGDAFLQKSTLYENGLSNIADLSQALYNINRAETDRDIAYNGVWQALLYKAATVGDLEVFLHQL; encoded by the coding sequence ATGAACATCTGGAAACCGCTTTTCCTGCTGGCTTTTGTCACAGGAAACAGTGCTGCAGTGGTAGTTGCGCAAACCCAGCCGCTCACCCTGCAGGATGCCCTTAAAACAGGATTGACCAATTATCAATCCATCAAAGCCAAAGAGAATTATGCCAGAGCTGCTGGTGAAAACATCAGCGCTACCCGAAGAGAATTTCTTCCTGACCTGAACCTCTCCGCTCAAAACAGTTACGGAACTGTAAACGGCCAAAACGGCCCTATGTGGGGCTACAAAGGATGGACTACCGGTGCTTCCGGCCCAGCCTTACCTTCACAAAACTGGAACTCCGCATTCGGCGGCCTTTACCTGGCAAACATTTCCTGGGATGTTGTCACCTTCGGCAGACGCATTGCTAAAGTAGAACTGGCCAAACAACAGCTCAACAACAGCAACGCCGACTTCGAACAGGAAAAATTTGAACAACAGGTCAGGATTGCCGGCGCCTATCTCAATCTCTTAGCCGCACAACGTCTGCGAAAGTCCATGGAGTCCAACCTCTTCCGGGCTCAGGAACTCCAGCGCATGATCGTTTCACGCGCCCTCAACGGATTGAATGCCGGTGTCGACAGCTCCATCGCCAATGCTGAAGTCTCCAAAGCCAAACTCTCGCTCGTGGATGCTGATACCTACATGCAGCAACAGAGCAACAAGCTGGCTGAAATGATGGACGTGCCACCACAGGACTTTATACTGGATACGACCTTCGTGAGTAAGGTTCCCAACGAACTGCTGGAAACCATTACGCCACAGGATAGTACCACACTCAAATCACAGCCACTGCTGAAATTCTACAATACCCGTATTGATCTCAGCCAGGCAAACCAACAGTTCATTTCGAAGAACGTAATGCCAAAACTGTCGCTGATGGGCGTTTTCCAGACACGTGGTTCCGGTTTTAATTCCGACTATAGTGCCGCTAACCTCAGCAGCTACAGCTCCGGATACTGGGATGGCATCAACCCTACCAGGTCTAACTACCTGCTGGGACTCAATCTCTCCTGGACCATCACGGACCTCTGGCGTACACACTCACAGGTGTCCCGTCAGCATTATACAACGGAAGCCTTAAAGAACGAGTATAACCAGCAATATCACCGCCTTTCGCAACAACTCGTATTGTCTGAGCAGCAGTTATTGAATGCAGTGAAGAAATACAAGGAAGCTCCGATTGGTCTGAAAGCCGCTGGTGACGCATTTCTGCAAAAAAGCACCCTGTACGAGAACGGTTTAAGTAACATCGCTGATCTCTCACAGGCATTATATAATATCAACCGCGCTGAAACAGATCGTGATATCGCCTATAACGGCGTATGGCAGGCATTACTGTATAAAGCCGCCACAGTAGGAGACCTGGAGGTCTTCCTGCATCAACTGTAA
- a CDS encoding helix-turn-helix domain-containing protein, whose translation MLPNKRADIPYQELPFDGQFSIFPLGTFSHELTQQPHRHDHFQIIWFTKAAGRHMVDFVWYELEDNMLFLLRPGQVHQLDCVRDGISIIFTEKFYFTNKNDKETLYDFSNLFDSWHGYGPVRLGTCVSESFRLLSDLMSREMKSSLSNSSIIKHYLNAFLLLAEREKRRNAAEIMMPHHHDSRVVQLRRLIEKHFQCEHQVTFYANVFALTPKRLNEITKETTGRTITELLHDRIVLEAKRNLAFSHKSVKEICYELGFEDPAYFSRFFKNNTGISPQDFRDMMFK comes from the coding sequence ATGTTACCGAACAAAAGAGCTGATATTCCGTACCAGGAGCTACCTTTTGATGGACAGTTTTCCATTTTCCCACTGGGGACCTTTTCCCACGAGCTAACCCAGCAGCCACACCGACACGATCATTTCCAGATAATATGGTTCACAAAAGCCGCCGGCCGTCATATGGTAGACTTCGTCTGGTATGAGCTGGAAGATAATATGCTCTTTCTGTTACGCCCCGGTCAGGTACACCAACTGGATTGTGTGAGAGACGGAATTTCTATCATCTTCACAGAAAAATTCTATTTCACCAACAAAAATGATAAGGAGACTTTGTACGATTTCTCCAACCTCTTCGACAGCTGGCATGGTTACGGGCCGGTACGACTAGGAACGTGTGTATCGGAATCTTTTCGCCTTTTGTCTGACCTGATGTCCAGGGAGATGAAAAGCTCCCTTAGCAACAGTAGTATCATTAAGCATTACCTCAATGCCTTCCTGCTGCTGGCGGAAAGAGAGAAGAGACGGAATGCCGCAGAGATCATGATGCCTCATCATCACGACAGCAGGGTAGTTCAGCTTCGTCGTCTGATCGAAAAGCACTTCCAGTGCGAACATCAGGTAACCTTTTATGCCAACGTCTTTGCCCTTACGCCCAAGCGCCTGAACGAAATCACCAAAGAAACCACCGGCCGTACTATCACAGAGCTGCTGCACGACAGGATCGTGCTGGAAGCCAAGCGCAACCTCGCTTTCAGCCATAAGAGCGTGAAAGAGATCTGCTATGAGCTTGGCTTCGAAGATCCGGCCTACTTCTCCCGCTTTTTTAAAAACAATACAGGCATCTCTCCCCAGGACTTCAGAGATATGATGTTCAAATAG